Proteins from a single region of Phyllopteryx taeniolatus isolate TA_2022b chromosome 10, UOR_Ptae_1.2, whole genome shotgun sequence:
- the jakmip1 gene encoding janus kinase and microtubule-interacting protein 1 isoform X8: MPASTCLPRLVGSAMSSAAPPAALPLKKGRKLEKLEVMADSVQATNEELRSKMMDFQIELQQERGKVSKLRERLQEQRQARELEQHKHAVALTDLRAKLHEEKLRETAAAREALARQHEAELARTIKIRDTEVQRLQGLVHALRDGAADKLKNALLGEAREEAKRAFDSERLKLQQEIQELKAAKKQADEALANALQADKAKAADLRTAYQQHQDEVHRIKRDCERDIRRLMDELKAKDRVVCALERELGMQAGYTQKLQLQKEALDEQLVHVREAERYNHSSPKREVVPGLGDNTDLLNNQFLSSSSSPLPPASQEAEERDTRRFQLKIAELHSVIRKLEDRNALLADERNELLKRVREAESQMKPMFEKTKRLSKKNDDLLQTLQRMEEKLKNLSRENAEMKEKASGPPLQHQTHQKQLKRPSSLTDLSHAHEEQEVEFLKLQIAEQRGIIDELTQERERLVIGKKTRRKPLKLTKRHVVETYFGFDEESIESETSSLTSYNTDLTDRTPATPEEELEESASHEESELRFRQLTREYQALQRAYALLQEQTGGSLDAEREARTREQLQAELIGCQAKIVDLEKALVERGQDSKWVDEKQYLLRMNQELHEKMCALQQAESRLQAEVQDARDQNELLEFRVLELEERERRSPALNLHMSAFPENSSSALQVYCRQEGVKDVVIPELMKKLDILGDNGNLRNEEQVAVIQAGTVISLCEKWLKQVDNTEAALTQKMIDLENDKELFSKQKGFLEEELDYRKQALDQANMRIRALEDRIDLQKRQIKEIEEKPLFFGLNEHNCGTK; this comes from the exons A TGCCTGCCTCTACATGTCTGCCCCGATTGGTTGGAAGTGCCATGTCGTCCGCCGCACCCCCTGCGGCCCTGCCCCTTAAGAAGGGAAGGAAGTTGGAGAAATTAGAAGTGATGGCTGACTCGGTTCAGGCCACCAACGAAGAGCTTAGGAGCAAAATGATGGACTTCCAGATTGAGCTGCAGCAGGAGCGGGGCAAG GTGTCTAAGCTGCGTGAGCGACTGCAGGAGCAGCGTCAAGCTCGGGAGCTGGAGCAGCACAAGCACGCTGTGGCGCTCACTGACCTGCGCGCTAAACTCCATGAGGAGAAGCTACGCGAGACTGCAGCGGCACGAGAAGCTCTCGCACGGCAGCATGAAGCAGAGCTGGCCAGGACTATTAAGATCCGTGACACTGAGGTACAAAGGCTCCAGGGACTGGTGCACGCCCTGAGAGACGGAGCCGCTGACAAGCTAAAAAATGCTCTTCTCGGAGAGGCTCGAGAAGAGGCCAAGAGGGCTTTCGATTCCGAGAGGCTAAAGCTACAACAAGAG ATCCAAGAACTAAAGGCAGCCAAGAAGCAGGCCGACGAGGCTCTGGCCAATGCACTACAAGCCGATAAAGCCAAAGCAGCTGATTTGAGGACAGCTTACCAGCAGCACCAGGATGAAGTGCACCGCATCAAACGTGACTGTGAGAGAGACATCCGACGACTG ATGGATGAGCTAAAGGCCAAAGACCGTGTGGTGTGTGCCCTGGAGAGAGAGCTGGGGATGCAGGCCGGCTACACCCAGAAACTCCAGCTCCAGAAGGAGGCCCTGGATGAGCAGCTGGTTCACGTACGAGAGGCCGAAAGATACAACCATAGCAGCCCAAAGAGAGAGGTGGTGCCTGGGCTTGGGGACAACACAGACCTGCTCAACAACCAG TttttgtcctcctcctcttccccacTCCCCCCTGCTTCCCAGGAGGCGGAGGAGCGTGACACTAGGAGGTTCCAACTGAAGATAGCGGAGCTCCACTCCGTCATCAGGAAGCTGGAGGACAGAAATGCACTGCTGGCTGATGAGCGGAATGAACTT TTGAAGAGAGTTCGAGAGGCAGAGAGCCAGATGAAGCCCATGTTTGAAAAGACCAAGCGCCTCTCTAAGAAGAATGATGACCTCCTGCAAACACTGCAGCGAATGGAGGAGAAACTTAAAAACTTGAGCCGCGAGAATGCTGAGATG AAAGAAAAAGCTTCTGGACCCCCCTTGCAGCACCAAACCCATCAAAAGCAGCTGAAGCGGCCCAGCTCCCTAACCGACTTAAGTCACGCCCATGAGGAGCAGGAAGTAGAGTTCCTCAAGCTCCAGATTGCAGAGCAACGCGGCATCATCGACGAACTCACTCAG GAACGTGAGCGTTTGGTGATAGGCAAAAAGACGAGGAGAAAACCTCTCAAACTAACCAaa AGGCATGTTGTCGAGACATATTTTGGGTTTGATGAGGAATCTATAGAATCTGAAACCTCCTCTCTGACCTCCTATAACACTGACCTTACTGACCGCACACCTGCCACTCCAGAGGAGGAATTAGAGGAG AGCGCTTCCCATGAGGAGTCGGAGCTTCGTTTTCGTCAGCTCACCAGAGAATACCAGGCTCTCCAGCGGGCCTATGCCCTCCTGCAAGAGCAGACTGGAGGCTCTCTCGATGCTGAGAGAGAAGCCAGG ACGCGTGAACAGCTGCAGGCGGAGCTCATTGGCTGCCAGGCCAAGATCGTAGATCTGGAGAAGGCACTGGTGGAGCGGGGTCAG GACTCAAAGTGGGTGGATGAGAAGCAGTACTTGCTCAGGATGAACCAGGAACTTCATGAAAAG ATGTGTGCACTGCAGCAGGCCGAGTCACGGCTCCAGGCCGAGGTTCAGGATGCTCGGGACCAGAATGAGCTGCTGGAATTCCGGGTGCTGGAACTGGAA GAGCGAGAACGAAGGTCTCCGGCCCTCAATCTTCACATGTCTGCCTTCCCTGAGAACAGTAGCAGTGCCCTGCAGGTCTACTGTCGCCAGGAGGGAGTCAAG GATGTAGTCATTCCAGAACTAATGAAGAAACTGGACATCCTTGGAGATAACGGG AATCTCCGAAATGAGGAGCAGGTTGCAGTGATCCAGGCCGGTACAGTCATatctctgtgtgaaaag TGGTTGAAACAGGTTGACAACACAGAGGCCGCTCTGACGCAGAAAATGATTGACTTGGAAAATGATAAG
- the jakmip1 gene encoding janus kinase and microtubule-interacting protein 1 isoform X7, with protein sequence MPASTCLPRLVGSAMSSAAPPAALPLKKGRKLEKLEVMADSVQATNEELRSKMMDFQIELQQERGKVSKLRERLQEQRQARELEQHKHAVALTDLRAKLHEEKLRETAAAREALARQHEAELARTIKIRDTEVQRLQGLVHALRDGAADKLKNALLGEAREEAKRAFDSERLKLQQEIQELKAAKKQADEALANALQADKAKAADLRTAYQQHQDEVHRIKRDCERDIRRLMDELKAKDRVVCALERELGMQAGYTQKLQLQKEALDEQLVHVREAERYNHSSPKREVVPGLGDNTDLLNNQFLSSSSSPLPPASQEAEERDTRRFQLKIAELHSVIRKLEDRNALLADERNELLKRVREAESQMKPMFEKTKRLSKKNDDLLQTLQRMEEKLKNLSRENAEMKEKASGPPLQHQTHQKQLKRPSSLTDLSHAHEEQEVEFLKLQIAEQRGIIDELTQERERLVIGKKTRRKPLKLTKRHVVETYFGFDEESIESETSSLTSYNTDLTDRTPATPEEELEESASHEESELRFRQLTREYQALQRAYALLQEQTGGSLDAEREARTREQLQAELIGCQAKIVDLEKALVERGQDSKWVDEKQYLLRMNQELHEKMCALQQAESRLQAEVQDARDQNELLEFRVLELEERERRSPALNLHMSAFPENSSSALQVYCRQEGVKDVVIPELMKKLDILGDNGNLRNEEQVAVIQAGTVISLCEKWLKQVDNTEAALTQKMIDLENDKELFSKQKGFLEEELDYRKQALDQANMRIRALEDRIDLQKRQIKEIEEKFLFLFLFFSLAFILWP encoded by the exons A TGCCTGCCTCTACATGTCTGCCCCGATTGGTTGGAAGTGCCATGTCGTCCGCCGCACCCCCTGCGGCCCTGCCCCTTAAGAAGGGAAGGAAGTTGGAGAAATTAGAAGTGATGGCTGACTCGGTTCAGGCCACCAACGAAGAGCTTAGGAGCAAAATGATGGACTTCCAGATTGAGCTGCAGCAGGAGCGGGGCAAG GTGTCTAAGCTGCGTGAGCGACTGCAGGAGCAGCGTCAAGCTCGGGAGCTGGAGCAGCACAAGCACGCTGTGGCGCTCACTGACCTGCGCGCTAAACTCCATGAGGAGAAGCTACGCGAGACTGCAGCGGCACGAGAAGCTCTCGCACGGCAGCATGAAGCAGAGCTGGCCAGGACTATTAAGATCCGTGACACTGAGGTACAAAGGCTCCAGGGACTGGTGCACGCCCTGAGAGACGGAGCCGCTGACAAGCTAAAAAATGCTCTTCTCGGAGAGGCTCGAGAAGAGGCCAAGAGGGCTTTCGATTCCGAGAGGCTAAAGCTACAACAAGAG ATCCAAGAACTAAAGGCAGCCAAGAAGCAGGCCGACGAGGCTCTGGCCAATGCACTACAAGCCGATAAAGCCAAAGCAGCTGATTTGAGGACAGCTTACCAGCAGCACCAGGATGAAGTGCACCGCATCAAACGTGACTGTGAGAGAGACATCCGACGACTG ATGGATGAGCTAAAGGCCAAAGACCGTGTGGTGTGTGCCCTGGAGAGAGAGCTGGGGATGCAGGCCGGCTACACCCAGAAACTCCAGCTCCAGAAGGAGGCCCTGGATGAGCAGCTGGTTCACGTACGAGAGGCCGAAAGATACAACCATAGCAGCCCAAAGAGAGAGGTGGTGCCTGGGCTTGGGGACAACACAGACCTGCTCAACAACCAG TttttgtcctcctcctcttccccacTCCCCCCTGCTTCCCAGGAGGCGGAGGAGCGTGACACTAGGAGGTTCCAACTGAAGATAGCGGAGCTCCACTCCGTCATCAGGAAGCTGGAGGACAGAAATGCACTGCTGGCTGATGAGCGGAATGAACTT TTGAAGAGAGTTCGAGAGGCAGAGAGCCAGATGAAGCCCATGTTTGAAAAGACCAAGCGCCTCTCTAAGAAGAATGATGACCTCCTGCAAACACTGCAGCGAATGGAGGAGAAACTTAAAAACTTGAGCCGCGAGAATGCTGAGATG AAAGAAAAAGCTTCTGGACCCCCCTTGCAGCACCAAACCCATCAAAAGCAGCTGAAGCGGCCCAGCTCCCTAACCGACTTAAGTCACGCCCATGAGGAGCAGGAAGTAGAGTTCCTCAAGCTCCAGATTGCAGAGCAACGCGGCATCATCGACGAACTCACTCAG GAACGTGAGCGTTTGGTGATAGGCAAAAAGACGAGGAGAAAACCTCTCAAACTAACCAaa AGGCATGTTGTCGAGACATATTTTGGGTTTGATGAGGAATCTATAGAATCTGAAACCTCCTCTCTGACCTCCTATAACACTGACCTTACTGACCGCACACCTGCCACTCCAGAGGAGGAATTAGAGGAG AGCGCTTCCCATGAGGAGTCGGAGCTTCGTTTTCGTCAGCTCACCAGAGAATACCAGGCTCTCCAGCGGGCCTATGCCCTCCTGCAAGAGCAGACTGGAGGCTCTCTCGATGCTGAGAGAGAAGCCAGG ACGCGTGAACAGCTGCAGGCGGAGCTCATTGGCTGCCAGGCCAAGATCGTAGATCTGGAGAAGGCACTGGTGGAGCGGGGTCAG GACTCAAAGTGGGTGGATGAGAAGCAGTACTTGCTCAGGATGAACCAGGAACTTCATGAAAAG ATGTGTGCACTGCAGCAGGCCGAGTCACGGCTCCAGGCCGAGGTTCAGGATGCTCGGGACCAGAATGAGCTGCTGGAATTCCGGGTGCTGGAACTGGAA GAGCGAGAACGAAGGTCTCCGGCCCTCAATCTTCACATGTCTGCCTTCCCTGAGAACAGTAGCAGTGCCCTGCAGGTCTACTGTCGCCAGGAGGGAGTCAAG GATGTAGTCATTCCAGAACTAATGAAGAAACTGGACATCCTTGGAGATAACGGG AATCTCCGAAATGAGGAGCAGGTTGCAGTGATCCAGGCCGGTACAGTCATatctctgtgtgaaaag TGGTTGAAACAGGTTGACAACACAGAGGCCGCTCTGACGCAGAAAATGATTGACTTGGAAAATGATAAG
- the LOC133485214 gene encoding uncharacterized protein LOC133485214 has translation MVVSFGLSYVNQLLIQGLLLELEFLGVAGLHPQLSLQGTHHTPYQSSDVSLTVTFDAVHFILVLLFADDTTVIGLIKDGDESAYRQEAERLELWCGRHNLELNTLKTVEMIVDFRRHPSPQLPLTLSSCLVSTVETFKFLGITISQDLKWATNINSVLKKAQQRMYFLRLLRNHGLPPELLRQFHTAVIESVLCSSITVWFGAATKKDKLRLQRTIKTAERIVGTPLPALEDLHAARTKTRACKILSDPPHPGHQLFQLLPSGRRYRSMQTRTSRHSNSFFPLAINFLNS, from the exons ATGGTTGTATCTTTCGGCCTCTCGTACGTGAACCAGCTGCTCATCCAGGGCCTCCTTCTGGAGCTGGAGTTTCTGGGTGTAGCCGGCCTGCATCCCCAGCTCTCTCTCCAGGGCACACACCACACG CCTTACCAGTCGTCGGATGTCTCTCTCACAGTCACGTTTGATGCGGTGCACTTCATCCTGGTGCTGCTG tttgcagatgacaccactgtcatcggcctcatcaaggacggtgacgagtctgcatatcgacaggaagcggagcggctggagctgtggtgcggccgacacaacctggagctgaacacgctcaagactgtagagatgatcgtggacttcaggaggcatccttcgccacagcttcccctcacgttgtccagctgccttgtgtcaaccgtcgagaccttcaagttcctgggaattacaatctcccaggacctgaagtgggcgaccaacatcaactccgtcctcaaaaaggcccagcagaggatgtacttcctgcggcttctgagaaaccacggcctgccaccggagctgctgagacagttccacacagcggtcatcgaatcagtcctgtgttcttccatcacagtctggtttggtgctgctacaaaaaaggacaaactccgactgcaacggacaatcaaaactgctgaaaggattgtcggtacccccctacccgcccttgaggacttgcacgctgccagaactaagacaagggcgtgcaaaatcctctcggaccctccccaccccggtcaccagctcttccagctccttccctcaggtaggcgctaccgatcaatgcaaactagaactagtagacattccaacagcttcttccctcttgcaatcaacttcttaaacagctaa